ATCACGCCTTGTCTGCTGCTGCCTATCTGTACCAGTTGCTTAACTATGGCCGTGGTTGCCCGGCCGCAGTGGCTGAGTAAGTCATTGACTTCGGCTTCCTGATATTGGCCGCTTGTTGAGGCCTTAATGGAGCTGAAATCATATTGGGCACTGAGGCCATCGAATATTTTTGGTGTGCTCAGGTAGCCGCGTTTTATTAAGGGGCGCATGGGGAGTTCGAAGATGCATTGCTCAAATACCGCCTTGTCTGGATTACCCACCTTGCCATGATAGTGGTGACGATAGATCCAACCGAGATCCAGACGGTAGGGGGTTGCTGTGAGCCCCAGCAGCCTGATTTTTGGATTGATGCTTTTGAGGTGTGTTAGCAGCAGTTGATATTGGCTGTCTTTATCCTGACTTATCCTATGGCATTCATCTATTATCACCAGAGAAAATGGGCTGCTAAACTTTTCTTTGGCTCTAACAGCTGACTGAATGCTGGCGACTATGGTTTTATTGTCTGTGGATTTTTGATTCAAGCCGGCAGAGTAGATCCCGGCGGCGGCGGTCAGAATACCGACTTTCTCGGCATTTTGTGCAACGAGCTCTTTTACATGGGTCAAGACCAAGACTCTGCCATTGGCGATGCGGGCTAGCTCGGCAATCACTATGCTCTTTCCCGCTCCAGTTGGCAGTACTAGAACCGCTGAGTCCGGGCTGGTTTTAAAGTGTTTTACCGCCGAGTCGACCGCTTGTTGTTGATAGTCTCTTAATTGCACAAAAATCTGCTGTTCAAAATACCGATGGCAAAGCATATCAGTGGGATGATTGAGTCGCTATGTTTCCCGCTAATTAATTTAATCAGGACAATAAAAAGCCCCTCGAGTGAGGGGCTAGCAAGATTACTGTCTATTTTCGAATAATGACTCGCTGCAAATCAGTTATTCGCTGCGGTTGAGGCGAGACTCTATCAATACATCGATCACAGCGGGATCGGCCAGTGTCGATGAATCTCCTAAGTTGGTCACTTCGTTTGCGGCTATCTTTCTCAGGAAACGGCGCATGATCTTACCCGAACGTGTCTTAGGCAGGCCGCCAGCCCATTGAATCAGATCCGGTGTCGCTAGGGCACCAATCTCTTTTCTGACCCACTTTCTCAAGTCTTGACGCAGCTCTTCAGATTCTACCGTGCCTCTAGTTAGCGTGACGTAAGCATAGATACCTTGACCCTTGATGTCATGGGGGTAACCCACAACAGCGGCTTCAGCCACATTTTCATGGGCAACTAAAGCACTCTCTATCTCGGCGGTGCCGAGTCTGTGGCCGGATACGTTGATCACATCATCGACGCGACCCGTTATCCAGTAATAACCGTCCTCGTCCCGTTTCGCCCCATCACCAGTGAAGTACATGCCGCGGAACGTCTTGAAGTAAGTCAGTGCAAATCTGTCATGATCACCAAAAACAGTACGCATCTGTCCGGGCCAAGAGTCGAGTATGACTAGGTTACCTTCGGCTGCGCCCTCTATGATGTTGCCCATGTTATCGACAAGGGCCGGTTGCACGCCGAAGAAGGGGCGGGTAGCCGAACCAGGCTTGGTATCGATAGCGCCGGGTAATGGGCTGATCAAAATGCCACCGGTTTCGGTTTGCCACCAAGTATCGACGATTGGGCACTGCTCGTGGCCTATGACTTCGTTATACCAGCGCCAAGCTTCAGGATTAATTGGCTCACCTACAGATCCCATGATGCGCAAAGAGCTGCCATCGAACTTATCAAACTGCTCTTTTCCTTCAGCCATCAGGGCGCGAATAAGAGTGGGGGCGGTATAGAGTATGTTGACCTTATGGCGGTCGACAATTTCACCCAGACGAGAAGGTGTCGGGTAGTTAGGTACCCCTTCGTGTATCAGTACGGTGGCGCCATTGGCTAGGGGGCCATAGACCATATAAGAGTGGCCGGTGATCCAACCCACATCTGCGGTACACCAGTAAACTTCACCGTCTTTATAGTCGAACACATATTCATGGGTCATGGACGCGTAGACCATGTAACCACCTGTGGTATGTAGCACACCTTTAGGGTTACCAGTCGAGCCTGAAGTATAAAGCAGGAATAGGGGATCTTCGGCGCCCATCTCTTCGGGTACGCAATGCTCAGATGCTGTCTCCATGACAGTATCCCACTTGATATCACGGCCTTCTTGCCAGTTGATATTACCACCAGTACGCTCGAGAACGATGACACGCTCAACACAAGTCACATCTGGATTAGCTAGAGCCTGATCGATATTGGCCTTAAGGGGAATGATGCGACCGGCACGCACGCCTTCATCGGCGGTGACGATAACCTTAGAGTTACCATCTATGACGCGTGTTGCAATTGAGTCCGGGGAGAAACCACCAAATATCACGGAATGAACCGCACCAATGCGAGCACAGGCCAACATGGCAACGGCAGCTTCCGGGACCATGGGCATGTAAATAGTGACCACATCGCCACGTCTCACACCTTGGCTTTTTAATGCATTGGCAAACTTACACACATCCTGGTGTAATTCACCATAAGTAACGCTGCGTTGATCTTTAGCATCATCGCCTTCCCAAATTATGGCGACCTTGTCGGCATTTTTTTCAAGGTGACGGTCTAAGCAGTTAGCCGAGGCGTTGAGTGTGCCGTCATAGAACCAATTGATAGACAGGTTATGATCGTCGAATGAGGTTTTCTTTACCTTAGTGAATGGTTTTATCCAGTCTATACGTTGGCCGTGCTCTCTCCAGAAACCTTCAGGATTCACAATCGACTCTTGATACATCTTTTTGTATTTTTCTTCGTTTATGTGTGCGTTTTCAGCTATTTCGCTGGGAACTTTGTAGAGAGACTGTGTGCTCATGGGGCTTCCCTTAATATCTAATGAGATTGGGTTCAGTATGTAGGTTTCTGGGCCAGTAGCTCTATTAGACCTTGGTCTAGTAAAAAAATATCCTTTGTTTTTAGTCTGTTGTAAATAATCTGATGTCTGGATTTAATCTTTTATTTAACGCACAATAAGCATAAAAAATGAGAGTCATATGAATCTGACCATAGTGGTTGGCGTTATTGCCGTTTTTTATGTTTGCCTGCTCTTCCTACTCGCATGGGGGGCAGAGCGTTGGTTCAGTAAAATAACCAAGAAGATCCAGGTGTGGATCTATGGCTTGAGTCTGGCAGTTTACTGTTCATCCTGGAGTTTTCTCGGTACGGTTGGCCAATCAGCCCAAGACCTCTGGTCTTTCTTGCCTATATTTATCGGCCCCATTCTTATTTTTACTTTAGGCTTTGGCCTGCTGCGCAAGATGGTGATCGTCTCTAAAACCCATAACATCACTTCGGTGGCTGATTTTATTGCTGCCCGCTATGGCAAGTCTCAATTATTGGCGGTCATCGTCACCTTAATTTCGCTATTTGGCATCATGCCTTATATCGCCTTGCAGCTTAAGGCCATGGTATTTAGCCTGAATCTGTTTCAACCCGATGACTCTCCCTTCGATGGTGCTCAGATATCTTTGATCATCACGGCCGTACTTGCGGTGTTTGCCATCTTATTCGGTACCCGAAAACTCGATGCTACCGAGCATAATCCCGGCATGATGTTGGCCATAGCCTTCGAATCTTTGGTTAAGTTAGCGGCATTTTTACTCGTTGGCATCGTGATAAGTTTTGGTTATTTCGATGGCTTCGGTGATATTTGGCGTCAGGCGGCGGAGCGAAACTTGATCAGCGAGCCTAGTCTAAGACTGGAGACCTTGATGCCTCAGCTCTTGGTGGGAATGGCGGCTTTCCTGTGCATGCCCAGACAGTTCCATGTGATGATGGTGGAATGTATCGATGAGAAAAGCCTATTAAAGGCACGTTGGATATTTCCTATCTATCTATTGCTGTTTGGCTTGTTTGTCGCGCCATTAGCCTTAGCTGGAAAGCTGATTTTAGGGGACTCGGTCGCCGCCGATACTTATGTGATTAACTTGCCTCTAGCCCTAGATCAACCCATGTTGGCTGTGGTAGCTCTGCTGGGTACACTCTCGGCCGCGACCGGCATGGTGGTTGTTGCTGTGGTGACCATCAGCGTCATGGTGAGTAACGAATGGTTGGTGCCTATCATGTTACGCACCGGGAAAATTAAGCAGAAAAATTTCAGTCAGTTTTCCCAGTTCTTGCTCAATGCACGTCGCTTGTCGATCATTGTCATCTTAGGCTTAGGTTATTTCAGTTATCTCACCTTTATGGACAGCGACTCCCTCTCGGCTCTGGGAATGTTATCTTTCGGCGCCTTCGCTCAACTCGCTCCTGCGCTCATTGGTGGCATGTACTGGAAACATGGTAATCGCTCCGGGGTGTTGCTTGGCCTACTTGTTGGCTTCGGTCTCTGGTGTTACATCTTAGTCAAGGGAGCGAGTGATGCCAGCGGTGTGTTTGGCAGTGATTTTGGTCTGCTGGAGACGATTAATCCCAATGTAAGAGATATATTAACCGCCTTACTCGCTAACTTAGCTTGTTATATTCTAGGCTCTATGTGGTTTAGGGCTGGGGTATCGGAGCGCATTCAAGCCAGTGAATTTGTTACTCCCGGGGAACTGAAGGCGAGTAGCCGCAAGGGGGCACCTATTTCTCAGCAAGATCTCTTGATCTTGGCGAGCCGATTTGTCAGCCCGACTCGTGCTTATGAGAGTTTCTCTCGTTTTTCCGAAGAAGCGGTGAAGAGTGATAGCTGGGCATAAGACGGCTCCTGTGGAGCTTATCTCCCACACTGAGCATATTTTGGCCGGAGTTTTAGGAGGCTCAAGCGCGGCCTTGGTGATGGATTCTGTGTTGCAGGGTAGAGATCTGGCACTGGATGAAGTGTTTAACCTAGTCGATGAAGCCTCTTCTAAGATAATTCTCAGTCAAGACATGTTGCGCGGTGCCATAGAGCACGCCTATGAGGGCATGAGCGTGGTGGACCAAGAATTAAATCTGGTTGCCTGGAATCATAAGTATTCTGAACTTTATCAATATCCGGCAGGTTTTCTTAAAGAGGGAATGCCCATCGATGAGGTGGTACGTTTTAATGCCAAGCGCGGTTTTTGTGGTGTGGGGGAGATAGAGGAGCAAGTTAATAAGCGGGTGCAGCACATGATCAATGGCACCCCCCATGTCTCGGAACGTGAGAGGCAAGATGGTAAGGTGATTAAAATTCAGGGCAATCCTATGCCAGGTGGCGGTTTCGTGATGACCTTTACCGATATCACTCAATACCGTGAACATGCTAAAGCCCTGCAGGAGGTGAACGATTCTCTTGAGGCGAGGGTGAAGGAGAGAACCTATGAGCTGGCGATGT
This portion of the Shewanella violacea DSS12 genome encodes:
- the acs gene encoding acetate--CoA ligase, which gives rise to MSTQSLYKVPSEIAENAHINEEKYKKMYQESIVNPEGFWREHGQRIDWIKPFTKVKKTSFDDHNLSINWFYDGTLNASANCLDRHLEKNADKVAIIWEGDDAKDQRSVTYGELHQDVCKFANALKSQGVRRGDVVTIYMPMVPEAAVAMLACARIGAVHSVIFGGFSPDSIATRVIDGNSKVIVTADEGVRAGRIIPLKANIDQALANPDVTCVERVIVLERTGGNINWQEGRDIKWDTVMETASEHCVPEEMGAEDPLFLLYTSGSTGNPKGVLHTTGGYMVYASMTHEYVFDYKDGEVYWCTADVGWITGHSYMVYGPLANGATVLIHEGVPNYPTPSRLGEIVDRHKVNILYTAPTLIRALMAEGKEQFDKFDGSSLRIMGSVGEPINPEAWRWYNEVIGHEQCPIVDTWWQTETGGILISPLPGAIDTKPGSATRPFFGVQPALVDNMGNIIEGAAEGNLVILDSWPGQMRTVFGDHDRFALTYFKTFRGMYFTGDGAKRDEDGYYWITGRVDDVINVSGHRLGTAEIESALVAHENVAEAAVVGYPHDIKGQGIYAYVTLTRGTVESEELRQDLRKWVRKEIGALATPDLIQWAGGLPKTRSGKIMRRFLRKIAANEVTNLGDSSTLADPAVIDVLIESRLNRSE